A region from the Drosophila bipectinata strain 14024-0381.07 chromosome 3R, DbipHiC1v2, whole genome shotgun sequence genome encodes:
- the Ccp84Ag gene encoding larval cuticle protein A2B — protein MAFKFTLLFAACIAVASAGIIPAAAPLAAVAQVEEYDPHPQYTYGYDVKDAISGDSKTQVESRDGDIVQGQYSLNDADGYRRIVDYTADPINGFNAVVRREPLVAAVATAPVVAAPAPVVRAAAPVAVAAPVAAPIVRAAPLAAAYAAAPAPLAYAAPAPIVKAAVAAPLVAAGPAIVKTQFASPLISYAY, from the exons ATGGCATTCAAA TTCACCCTTCTGTTCGCCGCCTGCATTGCCGTGGCTAGCGCTGGCATCATCCCCGCCGCTGCTCCCTTGGCCGCCGTTGCCCAGGTGGAGGAGTACGACCCCCATCCCCAGTACACCTACGGCTATGATGTCAAGGACGCCATCTCCGGCGACTCGAAGACCCAAGTGGAGAGCCGCGACGGCGACATTGTCCAGGGCCAGTACTCGCTGAACGACGCCGATGGCTACCGTCGCATTGTGGACTACACCGCCGACCCCATCAACGGATTCAACGCCGTCGTCCGCCGTGAGCCCCTCGTTGCCGCTGTTGCCACCGCTCCCGTTGTTGCTGCCCCCGCCCCGGTGGTCCGTGCTGCTGCTCCCGTTGCCGTTGCTGCCCCAGTAGCTGCTCCCATTGTCCGTGCCGCTCCTCTGGCTGCTGCCTACGCCGCCGCTCCGGCTCCCCTGGCCTATGCCGCCCCAGCGCCCATCGTCAAGGCCGCCGTCGCCGCTCCTCTGGTCGCTGCCGGACCCGCCATCGTCAAGACCCAGTTCGCTTCGCCTCTTATCTCGTACGCCTATTAG